In Anaerolineales bacterium, the following proteins share a genomic window:
- a CDS encoding FHA domain-containing protein, with protein sequence MAQYQLIMRTGPTPGAVFALEGDQLTIGRDSSNEITINDAEVSRRHARLTFQGGKFVLEDLGSTNGTFVNGQRLAGPRVLKAGEVVSFGEQIVLVYESSTFDPAATVASPRAAAVPSASRPVAPPPPATQYAGSVPASPMQEASAPVKKSPVLPIAIGVGVLLFVCICGGILWYIDSNYLWCTFFPFLGGC encoded by the coding sequence ATGGCTCAATACCAACTCATCATGCGGACGGGTCCCACCCCCGGAGCGGTCTTCGCTCTCGAAGGCGACCAGCTCACCATCGGGCGCGACTCGTCCAACGAGATCACGATTAATGACGCGGAAGTCTCGCGCCGTCACGCGCGCCTGACCTTCCAAGGCGGCAAGTTCGTGCTGGAAGACCTCGGTTCGACCAACGGGACGTTTGTGAACGGCCAGCGTTTGGCGGGTCCACGAGTGCTGAAGGCGGGCGAAGTCGTTTCGTTCGGCGAGCAGATCGTCCTAGTCTACGAATCGTCCACGTTCGACCCGGCGGCAACCGTCGCGTCGCCGCGCGCTGCGGCTGTGCCGTCCGCTTCACGACCGGTCGCGCCGCCTCCCCCTGCGACGCAATACGCGGGGAGCGTGCCAGCCAGCCCGATGCAAGAAGCGTCCGCGCCAGTGAAGAAATCTCCCGTCCTGCCCATCGCGATCGGCGTCGGCGTATTGTTGTTCGTTTGTATTTGCGGCGGCATTCTCTGGTACATAGACAGCAACTATCTGTGGTGCACCTTCTTCCCGTTCCTCGGCGGGTGCTGA
- a CDS encoding S8 family serine peptidase, which translates to MTERQINQPIPASPAQEPQNRSAGALILFLLLALATPLCLVMYHFTLWTSEQFAIASGSADSLAYVELAGLAVQGLITAGIFTALWRFTHDHRFKPIYAGWLGAALIAFPALALRLLGPNNDQLGSIVQIAICLIAFVVVSKIRRVKLDLKAGGISSALFLAAFGVSPFVIIGAFGSPTDALISLVAGLSLGLLASVLIESTTENKFLDALGVGALLALLGSALGYDGAQLILLVLLPSFAFAVAIVMPSRAAGAILIGLLGAAGLIFFDPTELTIMLGDLSGLASKAVGYAIGLGLLVGIAGLILQWITRAGSASNLKRALGWVGAAAAWLVVALLFFTSGHRGFYGDRLFVILKDQADLSDVRQIDDINARRAAAYQTLTTHANQTQAEIRKTFDAFGVEYTPYYLVNAIEVRGGTLVRLYLLTRPEVDRVIPSPRLRPVETVEAATLSEFVGNPPSEAQWNVSMIGADKVWNEFGVRGEGIVVGQSDSGVDVNHPDLFPSYRGNASGNDYNWFDPWNHKPSPYDDGGHGTHTLGTILGQNGIGIAPDATWFACVNLNRNLANPALYLDCMQFMLAPFPQNGDPFTDGDPTRAADVLNNSWGCPELEGCDPNALLYAANNLRDAGIFVVVSAGNAGPNCSTVNDPLALYDSVFSVGAIDQFGDIAPFSSRGPVTVDGSGRMKPDIAAPGVDIYSSLPGGTYGEYSGTSMAGPHMVGAVALLWSAEPSLIGDIDRTEQIFIETAQPYTGDTSIGCFEGEHPSSAYGYGILDVYAAVKAALDK; encoded by the coding sequence ATGACAGAGCGTCAAATCAATCAACCCATCCCCGCTTCGCCTGCCCAAGAGCCGCAAAATCGCTCCGCTGGCGCACTGATATTGTTCCTCTTGCTTGCGCTTGCCACACCGTTGTGTCTGGTCATGTATCACTTCACGCTGTGGACTTCGGAGCAATTCGCGATCGCATCGGGGAGCGCCGATAGTCTCGCATATGTAGAACTGGCCGGGCTGGCTGTGCAAGGATTAATCACGGCTGGAATTTTTACGGCGCTGTGGAGATTTACACATGACCATCGCTTCAAACCGATCTACGCGGGCTGGCTGGGCGCGGCGCTGATCGCGTTCCCTGCGCTGGCGTTGCGCTTGCTGGGTCCGAACAACGATCAACTTGGTTCAATCGTCCAGATCGCGATCTGTCTTATTGCATTTGTCGTTGTTTCAAAAATTCGCCGGGTAAAACTGGATTTGAAGGCAGGCGGCATATCCTCGGCGCTTTTTCTCGCCGCGTTCGGCGTTTCTCCATTTGTAATCATCGGCGCGTTCGGTTCCCCCACTGACGCGTTGATAAGTCTCGTTGCTGGCTTGTCATTGGGATTGCTCGCATCCGTGTTGATAGAATCAACCACGGAGAATAAGTTCCTCGACGCGTTGGGCGTTGGCGCACTATTGGCTTTGCTCGGCTCGGCGCTTGGGTACGACGGGGCGCAGTTGATCCTGCTCGTTCTGCTCCCGTCTTTTGCGTTTGCAGTTGCAATCGTCATGCCTTCGAGAGCGGCGGGAGCAATCCTCATCGGCTTGCTCGGCGCGGCGGGCTTGATATTTTTCGACCCCACCGAACTCACGATCATGCTGGGCGATCTTTCCGGGCTTGCCTCGAAGGCTGTCGGGTATGCCATTGGTCTTGGACTGCTGGTAGGAATCGCGGGGTTGATCCTGCAATGGATAACGAGAGCGGGATCTGCATCCAATCTAAAGCGCGCGTTGGGCTGGGTTGGCGCAGCCGCGGCATGGTTGGTCGTCGCGCTCCTGTTTTTCACGAGCGGGCATCGCGGCTTTTACGGCGACCGTCTGTTTGTCATTCTAAAAGATCAGGCGGATCTATCCGATGTGAGGCAGATCGACGATATTAACGCGCGCAGAGCCGCCGCATACCAAACCCTCACAACACATGCGAATCAAACTCAAGCAGAAATACGCAAAACCTTCGACGCGTTCGGCGTGGAATATACGCCGTATTACCTCGTCAACGCGATAGAAGTTCGCGGCGGGACTCTCGTCAGATTGTATCTGTTGACCCGCCCCGAAGTGGACCGCGTCATTCCCAGCCCGCGCCTGCGTCCCGTTGAGACAGTGGAAGCCGCGACGCTAAGCGAGTTCGTCGGCAACCCTCCGAGCGAGGCGCAATGGAATGTGTCCATGATCGGCGCAGATAAAGTGTGGAACGAATTCGGCGTACGCGGCGAAGGAATCGTGGTCGGTCAATCTGACAGCGGCGTGGATGTGAATCATCCCGATTTGTTTCCAAGTTATCGAGGGAATGCATCGGGCAACGATTACAACTGGTTTGACCCATGGAATCACAAACCCTCGCCATACGACGACGGCGGTCACGGAACCCATACGCTCGGCACGATTCTCGGACAAAACGGCATCGGCATCGCGCCTGACGCGACATGGTTCGCCTGCGTCAATCTAAATCGCAATCTCGCCAACCCGGCGTTGTATCTCGATTGTATGCAATTCATGCTTGCCCCGTTCCCACAAAACGGCGATCCATTTACAGATGGAGATCCGACTCGCGCGGCTGACGTGTTGAACAATTCATGGGGATGCCCCGAACTCGAAGGATGCGACCCGAACGCGCTGCTTTATGCGGCAAACAACTTGCGCGACGCGGGAATCTTCGTGGTTGTCTCGGCGGGAAACGCTGGACCCAATTGCAGTACTGTCAACGATCCGCTGGCGTTGTACGATTCGGTATTTTCCGTCGGCGCGATCGATCAATTTGGAGATATCGCTCCGTTCAGCAGCCGCGGTCCTGTCACCGTTGACGGTTCGGGACGCATGAAACCCGACATCGCGGCGCCGGGCGTTGATATTTACTCATCCTTACCGGGCGGGACGTACGGCGAATACAGCGGGACATCAATGGCAGGACCCCACATGGTCGGCGCAGTCGCGTTGCTCTGGTCTGCCGAACCTTCGCTCATCGGCGATATTGACCGCACGGAACAAATTTTTATCGAAACCGCACAGCCCTACACAGGAGACACATCCATCGGGTGTTTCGAAGGCGAACATCCAAGTTCCGCATACGGCTACGGGATATTGGACGTTTATGCGGCAGTGAAAGCGGCGCTAGACAAATAA
- a CDS encoding DMT family transporter — MLSIIYGIASSLTWGAGDFAGGLASRKVGVYRAVFYAEFFGLLIAVAALFFNHESFPSAEVALNSFIGGALGAIGILVLYYSLSVGQMSVAAPVSALFAALLPVVYAALTEGLPTLIQFIGFGCALAAIWLISQGDGGFHIGKLSDLKYPILAGLGFGCYFIFLHNAVSDPDALFWPMFLSRLGGTLLVFAIVLPRREPLPVPRDAWGIVLVNATLDLGGNFFFILASKAGRLDISAVLSSLYPGATVILAWLLLKEKISKMQALGIALAFLAIYFFTV, encoded by the coding sequence TTGCTTTCCATCATTTACGGCATTGCATCGTCGCTTACGTGGGGGGCGGGAGATTTCGCAGGCGGGCTAGCCAGCCGCAAGGTCGGAGTGTACCGAGCGGTCTTCTACGCGGAATTCTTCGGCTTGTTGATCGCCGTCGCCGCGTTGTTCTTCAATCATGAATCGTTTCCATCCGCTGAAGTCGCGCTCAACTCGTTCATCGGCGGCGCGCTCGGCGCGATAGGCATACTCGTTTTGTATTACAGCCTGAGCGTCGGGCAGATGAGCGTCGCCGCGCCGGTCTCGGCGTTGTTCGCGGCGCTGTTGCCCGTCGTCTATGCCGCGCTCACTGAGGGATTACCCACCCTGATTCAATTCATCGGGTTTGGATGCGCGCTCGCGGCGATCTGGCTGATTTCGCAAGGCGACGGCGGATTCCACATCGGCAAACTCTCGGATTTGAAATACCCGATTCTCGCGGGACTTGGGTTTGGTTGCTACTTCATCTTCCTTCACAACGCCGTCAGCGACCCCGACGCGCTCTTTTGGCCCATGTTCCTCTCCCGCCTTGGAGGGACATTGCTCGTGTTCGCCATCGTACTGCCGCGGCGCGAGCCGCTTCCCGTCCCGCGCGACGCGTGGGGCATTGTGCTCGTCAACGCCACGCTCGACCTCGGCGGCAACTTCTTTTTCATCCTCGCCAGCAAAGCCGGCCGGCTCGATATTTCTGCGGTCTTGAGTTCGCTCTACCCGGGCGCGACCGTCATTCTGGCATGGCTGTTGCTCAAAGAGAAAATTTCCAAGATGCAAGCCCTCGGCATCGCGCTGGCGTTTCTGGCGATCTATTTTTTCACGGTCTAG
- a CDS encoding AI-2E family transporter — MPQESVSSPRWSSTTKLLVGLVIVGIAAFLLSRFSNLIPPLLMIFIITYLLHPVTIFFSRGLKTSWKTSVNLIYVLILLILIGLLTLGGVGLVGQIQSLVSSVQQIVTNLPAYIETYSGKVFEIGPFTLDMNTIDLNEISSQLISYVQPLLGQTGNLLSAAAGSAAQTIGWLFFILLVSYFVMVESSGLQSDLIKVNLPGYSEDFRRLGNELSRIWNAFLRGQMLIFSLATIVFTILFSLLGVKYAIGLAFMAGLAKFLPYIGPFITSSTIALVTFFQSDKPFIPFEQPILYTVIVLVVTSSIDNIIDNLITPRIMARTLKVHPAAVLVTALIFANLLGIIGVVVAAPLLATFTLLGRYITRKMLDVEPWPPTKEDYPTDVTSVWLTRVKNFFRPKTSTEQPEPIAESELPKEKSDERKSQRTKNRNARRNR; from the coding sequence ATGCCACAAGAATCCGTTTCATCGCCCCGTTGGAGTTCGACCACGAAACTGCTCGTCGGTTTGGTCATCGTCGGCATCGCGGCATTTTTGTTGAGCCGCTTTTCCAACCTCATCCCGCCGCTATTGATGATCTTCATCATTACGTATTTATTACACCCAGTCACGATATTTTTTTCGCGCGGGCTGAAAACCTCGTGGAAGACATCAGTCAACCTCATCTATGTTCTGATCCTCCTGATCCTGATTGGATTGCTCACTTTGGGAGGCGTCGGTCTCGTTGGGCAGATACAGAGTCTCGTTTCATCCGTCCAGCAGATCGTCACCAACCTGCCCGCCTATATCGAAACTTATTCGGGAAAGGTGTTTGAAATCGGTCCATTCACGCTGGACATGAACACCATAGACCTCAACGAGATCAGCAGCCAATTGATTTCGTACGTGCAACCGCTTCTCGGTCAGACGGGCAACCTGCTCAGCGCGGCGGCAGGCAGCGCGGCGCAGACGATCGGCTGGCTGTTCTTCATCCTGCTCGTTTCGTATTTCGTCATGGTGGAATCCAGCGGCTTGCAAAGCGACCTCATCAAAGTGAATCTTCCGGGCTACTCGGAGGACTTTCGCAGGCTGGGCAACGAGCTCAGCCGCATTTGGAACGCCTTCCTGCGCGGGCAGATGCTCATCTTCTCGCTTGCCACGATCGTGTTCACAATCCTCTTTTCTCTGCTGGGCGTAAAGTACGCCATCGGGCTGGCGTTCATGGCGGGGCTGGCGAAATTCCTGCCGTACATCGGTCCCTTCATCACATCCTCGACTATCGCGCTGGTAACGTTCTTCCAGTCGGATAAGCCCTTCATACCCTTCGAGCAACCTATTTTATATACCGTCATTGTGTTGGTCGTAACATCATCCATAGACAACATCATAGACAACCTCATCACGCCGCGCATCATGGCACGCACGTTAAAGGTGCATCCCGCCGCCGTTTTAGTGACCGCCCTCATCTTTGCCAACCTGCTGGGAATCATCGGCGTGGTTGTCGCCGCGCCGTTGCTAGCGACCTTTACCCTGCTCGGACGTTACATCACGCGCAAGATGCTTGATGTCGAACCGTGGCCCCCCACCAAGGAGGATTACCCCACGGATGTCACATCCGTTTGGCTGACGCGCGTCAAAAATTTCTTCCGACCAAAAACTTCAACGGAACAACCGGAACCGATCGCAGAATCAGAATTGCCCAAGGAGAAAAGCGATGAACGAAAATCACAGCGAACCAAAAACCGAAACGCTCGCCGAAACCGATAA
- a CDS encoding phage holin family protein, whose product MTKFILRWAINAVALYLAVLILPGIDLASKSSSIIWLALIFGLVNALVRPLISILTCPLIILTLGLFTLVINTFMFWLTSVIGQSFGIALTISDPVWWNAFLGGLVVSIVSVVLTLILKDELKGTKK is encoded by the coding sequence ATGACAAAATTTATCCTTCGTTGGGCGATCAATGCGGTCGCCCTCTATCTGGCGGTCTTGATCCTGCCGGGTATTGACCTGGCAAGCAAATCCAGTTCGATCATCTGGCTCGCGCTGATCTTCGGATTGGTGAACGCGCTGGTCAGACCGCTCATCAGCATCCTAACCTGTCCGCTGATCATTCTCACACTCGGTTTATTTACACTGGTCATCAACACCTTCATGTTCTGGCTGACGAGTGTCATCGGTCAATCGTTCGGCATTGCCCTGACGATCAGCGACCCTGTCTGGTGGAATGCCTTCCTGGGCGGACTAGTCGTCAGCATTGTCAGTGTGGTGTTGACGTTGATTCTGAAAGATGAGTTGAAAGGGACGAAAAAGTAG
- a CDS encoding GNAT family N-acetyltransferase, giving the protein MSAITLPVKTKEHPHIRALNVLRDLSTVADLIELCFSNTMDNDGQRYVNDMRRAGRDQGFLRWANHVAETTSLPLMGFVWEEDNRIVGNASLIQFRDKGKRIHLIANIATHPDYRRRGIAHALTERTLQYARDKNSAAVWLHVRDDNPSAIKIYADLGFAEIARRTSWVSSADPPQGQLDPAIQILPRPSRVWLQQLDWLRRRYPDSIAWYHSWNFNSLRPGFWAWFANLFMDFDLEQWAAVRRDEFLGALTRIPHGGRSDSLFAAVDDSPEALTQLLLHARRVARSSSFALDFPGGEMTDAITAAGFRPRRTLIWMRA; this is encoded by the coding sequence ATGAGCGCCATCACCTTGCCGGTCAAAACAAAAGAGCATCCGCACATCCGCGCGCTCAATGTTTTGCGCGATCTCTCAACGGTTGCGGACCTGATCGAACTTTGCTTTTCCAACACAATGGATAACGACGGTCAGCGCTATGTGAACGACATGCGCCGCGCTGGACGCGATCAGGGATTCTTGCGTTGGGCAAACCATGTGGCTGAAACGACCTCATTGCCGCTGATGGGCTTCGTGTGGGAAGAGGACAACCGCATCGTCGGCAACGCCAGCCTCATCCAATTCCGCGACAAAGGCAAACGCATCCACTTGATCGCGAACATCGCGACCCATCCCGATTATCGCCGCCGCGGCATCGCCCACGCCCTCACCGAGCGCACGCTTCAATATGCCCGCGACAAGAACAGCGCCGCTGTCTGGCTTCACGTCCGTGACGACAACCCCAGCGCGATCAAAATATACGCCGATCTTGGATTTGCAGAAATCGCGCGGCGCACATCATGGGTGTCGAGCGCCGATCCTCCTCAGGGTCAACTTGATCCCGCCATTCAAATTCTTCCACGCCCTTCGCGTGTCTGGTTGCAACAATTGGATTGGCTTCGCCGCCGCTACCCGGACTCGATCGCGTGGTATCACTCGTGGAATTTCAACTCGCTTCGCCCCGGATTTTGGGCTTGGTTCGCCAACCTCTTCATGGACTTCGACCTTGAGCAGTGGGCGGCGGTGCGCCGCGACGAATTCCTTGGCGCGCTTACCCGTATCCCGCACGGCGGACGTTCCGATTCGCTGTTTGCCGCGGTGGACGATTCACCCGAAGCCCTGACCCAACTTCTCCTGCACGCGCGACGCGTCGCGCGCTCATCTTCCTTCGCGCTCGATTTTCCAGGCGGCGAGATGACCGACGCCATCACCGCAGCCGGCTTCCGCCCACGCCGCACACTGATCTGGATGCGCGCCTGA
- a CDS encoding P1 family peptidase: MTLNNTITDVHGIEVGHAQDEEALTGCTVILCRKGAVAGVDVRGGAPGTRETDLLNPINLVQKVHAIVLAGGSAFGLDAASGMMKFLEEQKIGFNTGTAKVPIVPSAILYDLALGRADVRPDSAMGHRAAASASSAAVAEGNVGAGTGASVGKMFGNNLATKAGIGAASLPVGGGVIVGALVAVNAFGDIIDPNTGAVIAGLRSGKVGPLRVGGKEKFADTLAMMKKPLGRGVLGFASRHNTVIGVVATNAKLDKAQATKVAQMAHDGLARTIRPAHTMLDGDTIFALSTGTKKADVTSIGAFAAEAMAEAIVRAIKAAKPAGGLPAWA; this comes from the coding sequence ATGACCCTCAACAACACCATCACCGACGTACACGGCATCGAAGTGGGACACGCGCAGGATGAAGAAGCCCTGACCGGCTGCACGGTCATTCTCTGCCGCAAAGGCGCGGTCGCCGGTGTGGATGTGCGCGGCGGAGCGCCCGGCACGCGCGAAACTGATCTGCTGAATCCCATCAACCTCGTGCAAAAAGTTCACGCAATCGTTTTAGCGGGCGGCTCCGCGTTCGGGCTCGACGCGGCAAGCGGCATGATGAAATTTCTGGAAGAACAAAAAATTGGATTCAATACCGGCACGGCGAAAGTGCCCATCGTCCCTTCGGCGATTCTCTATGACTTAGCCCTCGGTCGCGCCGACGTGCGGCCTGACTCGGCAATGGGACACCGCGCCGCCGCTTCAGCATCTTCGGCGGCGGTCGCTGAGGGAAATGTCGGCGCGGGAACCGGCGCATCGGTCGGCAAAATGTTCGGCAATAACTTGGCGACAAAAGCCGGGATCGGCGCAGCCAGCCTCCCCGTCGGAGGAGGCGTGATCGTCGGCGCGCTGGTGGCAGTCAACGCGTTCGGCGATATCATTGATCCGAACACCGGCGCGGTCATTGCCGGTCTGCGTTCAGGGAAAGTTGGTCCGTTACGAGTTGGCGGAAAAGAAAAATTTGCAGACACGCTCGCCATGATGAAAAAACCGCTTGGACGCGGCGTCCTCGGTTTTGCCTCGCGCCACAACACCGTCATCGGCGTTGTGGCAACGAACGCAAAATTGGACAAAGCGCAGGCGACCAAAGTCGCGCAGATGGCGCACGATGGACTCGCGCGCACCATTCGTCCCGCGCACACCATGCTCGACGGCGACACGATCTTCGCCCTCTCCACCGGCACAAAGAAAGCCGATGTTACCTCCATCGGCGCGTTCGCCGCCGAAGCGATGGCGGAGGCGATCGTACGCGCGATAAAAGCGGCGAAACCAGCAGGCGGGTTACCAGCATGGGCGTGA
- a CDS encoding DUF1501 domain-containing protein translates to MNTTISRRDFLKLAGAFAVAPALPTWMPRMAFAPQGVESPGDILVVVFQRGGMDGINAVIPHGDADYYHNRSALAIPEPEDGSDQTGIDLDGFFGLHPSLRPLKDLWDEKTLAIVHAVGSPDPTHSHFDAMDYMERGTPGEKSISTGWIGRHLQTAAWQNESPFRAIGMGGVMQAALRGPIPVTTLKSISDFHLQGDVTQLTEIRARLESLYNLGSSLDGEAADTFNAVNILDKIDVNNYTPSGGAEYPETEFGMAMKQVAQIAKAEIGLEVACVDIGGWDTHNQQGQLEGELPTLLNEFSSGLASLYHDLGDRAKRVTIVTMSEFGRRVKENASDGTDHGHGNCMFVLGGGVNGGKVYGQWPGLAPEKLYEGIDLDITTDYRDVLGEVVEKRLKNPSLADVFPAYTDWKNLGIVQGS, encoded by the coding sequence ATGAACACAACCATCTCACGCAGAGACTTTCTCAAACTTGCCGGGGCGTTCGCGGTGGCGCCCGCGCTCCCAACGTGGATGCCGCGCATGGCGTTCGCTCCGCAAGGCGTCGAATCGCCGGGCGATATCCTCGTCGTCGTTTTCCAGCGCGGCGGCATGGACGGCATCAACGCGGTCATCCCGCACGGCGACGCGGATTATTATCACAACCGTTCCGCGCTCGCCATCCCCGAACCCGAAGACGGCAGTGACCAGACCGGCATTGACCTCGATGGATTCTTCGGACTGCATCCCTCGCTCCGTCCGCTCAAAGATCTGTGGGATGAAAAAACGCTCGCCATCGTCCATGCGGTTGGCTCGCCCGACCCGACTCACTCACACTTCGACGCGATGGACTACATGGAGCGCGGCACGCCCGGCGAGAAGTCCATTTCCACGGGGTGGATCGGTCGCCACTTGCAGACAGCCGCATGGCAGAATGAATCGCCGTTTCGCGCCATCGGCATGGGCGGAGTGATGCAAGCCGCCCTGCGCGGACCCATCCCGGTCACCACGCTCAAATCCATTTCCGATTTCCATTTGCAAGGCGATGTGACCCAACTCACCGAAATCCGTGCGCGGCTCGAGTCGCTGTACAACCTCGGCTCGTCGCTCGATGGCGAAGCGGCGGACACTTTCAACGCGGTGAACATCCTCGACAAGATTGACGTGAACAACTACACCCCGTCGGGTGGGGCGGAGTACCCCGAAACGGAATTCGGCATGGCGATGAAACAGGTCGCGCAGATCGCTAAAGCGGAGATTGGGTTGGAAGTCGCGTGCGTAGATATCGGCGGCTGGGATACGCACAACCAGCAGGGGCAACTCGAAGGCGAATTGCCGACTTTGCTCAACGAGTTTTCATCCGGGCTCGCTTCGCTGTATCACGATCTCGGCGACCGCGCCAAGCGCGTGACCATCGTCACCATGTCCGAGTTTGGGCGGCGTGTGAAAGAAAACGCTTCAGATGGCACCGATCACGGACACGGCAACTGCATGTTTGTCCTTGGCGGAGGAGTGAACGGCGGCAAGGTTTACGGTCAGTGGCCCGGTCTCGCGCCGGAGAAGTTGTACGAAGGCATTGACCTCGATATCACCACCGACTACCGCGACGTGCTGGGCGAAGTGGTCGAAAAGCGGCTGAAGAACCCGAGTCTCGCGGACGTTTTCCCGGCGTATACGGATTGGAAAAATCTCGGCATCGTGCAGGGATCGTAA
- a CDS encoding DUF1800 family protein has protein sequence MTISRRDFLKMSGMFAAWTALSSCAPNVTQTVSPPTATLAPTLPPAPLEDDALIVHTLRRMSFGATPAMFEKARRIGLETFIEEQLAPESIPDDATEKMMGQFTTLEMTAGERFKLDKRGLPVQELIAATLLRQRYSERQFFEMLVDFWSDHFNIFIGKSACRALKTDDDLKVIRPNALAKFRDLLHASAHSPAMLVYLDQADSRAEAPNENYARELMELHTIGASAGYSQQDVMEVARVLTGWSITGLRKRRQDFGSFYFNPETHDNGEKHALGMTIPPGGENEGMMILDLLASHPSAAQFISRKLARRFISDSPTQGMVDSLAQVFTQTDGDIRALLRALLASDEFKASAGQKFKRPLDFFISMLRLTDATITSNARSARRVQEYLRLLGQVPFTWSPPNGFPESQNYWATTSGLLDRWNFSNLLVSNQIRGVEVDLGALTADAASAEDIVDVLSLRFLGELLPGDARSIIVDFASSGNFDEDLPSIAGLILGSPHFQMR, from the coding sequence ATGACGATCTCACGACGTGATTTTCTCAAAATGTCCGGTATGTTTGCCGCATGGACGGCGCTCTCCTCGTGCGCGCCGAACGTCACCCAAACGGTCAGCCCGCCGACAGCCACGTTGGCGCCGACCTTGCCGCCCGCTCCGCTCGAAGACGACGCGCTGATCGTCCACACGTTGAGGCGCATGTCTTTCGGCGCGACGCCAGCCATGTTCGAAAAAGCCCGCCGTATCGGACTCGAAACGTTCATCGAGGAACAGCTCGCTCCCGAATCGATCCCCGACGATGCAACCGAAAAAATGATGGGGCAGTTCACAACCCTCGAGATGACGGCGGGGGAACGCTTCAAATTGGACAAGCGCGGCTTACCTGTGCAAGAGTTGATCGCCGCGACGTTGTTGCGCCAGCGATACAGCGAACGACAATTCTTCGAAATGCTGGTGGATTTTTGGAGCGACCATTTCAACATTTTCATCGGCAAGAGCGCCTGCCGCGCGTTGAAAACCGACGACGACCTGAAAGTCATCCGCCCGAACGCGCTGGCGAAGTTCCGCGATCTGTTGCACGCGTCGGCGCACAGCCCGGCGATGCTGGTCTATCTCGATCAAGCCGATAGCCGCGCCGAAGCGCCCAACGAAAATTACGCGCGCGAGTTAATGGAACTGCACACGATCGGCGCCTCAGCCGGATATTCACAGCAGGATGTGATGGAAGTGGCGCGCGTCCTAACCGGCTGGTCGATCACCGGCCTGCGCAAACGCCGGCAGGATTTCGGCTCGTTTTATTTCAACCCCGAAACGCACGACAACGGCGAGAAACACGCGCTAGGCATGACGATTCCGCCCGGCGGCGAAAACGAAGGCATGATGATTCTCGACTTACTCGCCTCGCACCCGAGCGCGGCGCAGTTCATCAGCCGCAAACTCGCCCGGCGATTTATTTCCGATTCACCGACACAGGGGATGGTTGATTCGCTGGCGCAAGTTTTTACCCAAACCGACGGCGACATCCGTGCGTTGCTCCGCGCTTTGCTCGCTTCGGATGAGTTCAAAGCCTCCGCCGGGCAAAAGTTCAAACGCCCGCTCGATTTTTTCATCTCCATGTTGCGGCTGACCGATGCGACGATTACAAGCAATGCCCGCAGCGCCCGCCGAGTGCAGGAATATTTGCGCCTGCTGGGGCAGGTCCCGTTCACCTGGTCGCCACCCAATGGATTCCCGGAGAGCCAGAATTACTGGGCAACCACCAGCGGCTTGCTCGACCGTTGGAACTTCAGCAACCTGCTCGTATCGAATCAGATTCGCGGCGTGGAGGTGGACCTGGGCGCGCTGACCGCAGACGCCGCCTCCGCCGAAGACATCGTGGATGTGTTGAGCCTGCGCTTCCTCGGCGAACTCCTACCGGGCGACGCGCGCTCGATCATTGTTGACTTCGCCTCGTCCGGCAACTTCGACGAGGATCTCCCATCCATCGCGGGCTTGATCCTCGGCTCGCCGCATTTCCAAATGAGGTAA